The Pongo abelii isolate AG06213 chromosome 20, NHGRI_mPonAbe1-v2.0_pri, whole genome shotgun sequence genome window below encodes:
- the YJU2B gene encoding probable splicing factor YJU2B isoform X2, whose amino-acid sequence MPYNIWCDGCKNHIGMGVRYNAEKKKVGNYYTTPIYRFRMKCHLCVNYIEMQTDPANCDYVIVSGAQRKEERWDMADNEQVLTTEHEKKQKLETDAMFRLEHGEADRSTLKKALPTLSHIQEAQSAWKDDFALNSMLRRRFREKKKAIQEEEERDQALQAKASLTIPLVPETEDDRKLAALLKFHTLDSYEDKQKLKRTEIISRSWFPSVPGSASSSKASGVLKKLAQSRRTALATSPITVGDLGIVRRRSRDVPESPQHAADTPKSREPRVPEEATQDRPMSPGDCPPETAETPKCSRPRGQEGSRQDKPLSPAGSSQEAADTPDTRHPCSLGSSLVADYSDSESE is encoded by the exons GTGTTCGTTACAACGCAGAAAAGAAGAAGGTGGGCAATTACTACACAACCCCGATCTACAG GTTCCGGATGAAATGCCACCTCTGTGTCAACTACATCGAGATGCAGACGGACCCCGCCAACTGCGACTACGTGATCGTGAGTGGCGCCCAGCGCAAGGAGGAGCGCTGGGACATGGCGGACAATGAGCAGGTGCTGACCACAG AGCATGAGAAGAAGCAGAAGCTGGAGACGGACGCCATGTTCCGGCTGGAGCACGGCGAGGCCGACCGCAGCACACTCAAGAAGGCGCTGCCCACCCTGAGCCACATCCAGGAGGCCCAGAGCGCCTGGAAGGACGACTTCGCCCTCAACAGCATGCTGCGGAGAAGGTTCCGG gaaaagaaaaaagccatccaggaggaggaggagagagaccaGGCCTTGCAGGCCAAGGCGAGCCTGACTATCCCACTGGTGCCCGAGACGGAAGATGACCGCAAGCTGGCGGCTCTGCTGAAGTTCCACACCCTGGACT cctaCGAGGACAAGCAGAAACTCAAGCGGACCGAGATCATCAGCCGCTCCTGGTTCCCCTCCGTCCCCGGATCCGCCTCCAGCAGCAAGGCCAGCGGCGTCCTGAAGAAGCTGGCACAGAGCCGCAGAACCGCACTTGCCACCTCCCCCATCACCGTGGGGGACCTGGGCATCGTGCGGCGGAGGTCTCGGGACGTCCCGGAGAGCCCCCAGCATGCGGCCGACACCCCCAAATCTAGGGAACCGCGGGTACCAGAGGAGGCTACCCAGGACCGGCCCATGTCCCCCGGAGACTGTCCTCCGGAAACAGCTGAGACCCCCAAGTGCAGCAGGCCGAGGGGGCAGGAAGGGAGCCGTCAGGACAAGCCCCTGTCACCAGCAGGCTCCTCCCAAGAGGCAGCTGACACCCCCGACACGCGGCACCCCTGCAGTCTCGGCTCCTCCCTTGTAGCGGACTACTCCGACTCGGAGAGTGAGTGA